The Hydrogenophaga crocea genome contains a region encoding:
- a CDS encoding polyhydroxyalkanoic acid system family protein, producing the protein MADIHIEREHTLGLAAARKLAWQWAEQAENEFDMSCTYEEGQKADEVQFTRSGVSGCLRVTDDRFVLDARLGFLLGAFKDRIESEIVKNLDTLLAAKKAAAKKKAP; encoded by the coding sequence ATGGCCGACATCCACATCGAACGCGAACACACGCTGGGGCTGGCGGCGGCCCGCAAGCTCGCCTGGCAGTGGGCCGAGCAGGCCGAAAACGAGTTCGACATGAGCTGCACCTACGAGGAGGGCCAGAAGGCCGACGAGGTGCAGTTCACGCGCTCGGGGGTGAGCGGCTGCCTGCGCGTCACCGACGACCGCTTCGTGCTCGACGCGAGGCTCGGCTTCCTGCTGGGCGCGTTCAAGGATCGCATCGAGTCCGAGATCGTGAAGAACCTCGACACCCTGCTGGCGGCCAAAAAAGCCGCGGCCAAGAAGAAAGCCCC